From the Lolium rigidum isolate FL_2022 chromosome 2, APGP_CSIRO_Lrig_0.1, whole genome shotgun sequence genome, one window contains:
- the LOC124689529 gene encoding glycerol-3-phosphate 2-O-acyltransferase 6-like yields the protein MGARGEMKVDCVRFSLMVMLTTKNGIFSVRSAYHLKMHLNSARTGSASSSSSLEDHRGWLALWAANVPGKAKIHVWRLIRNGLAVGDELRRRRIESGMWLVRNEAREEVRIAAPHAIVQKSFFLIEEWQGIRPAGKSGSVQVTEHWLPPASGWTKLNADGAFSEAYMVPTNKSAPRAAADALLSRVVFHDGRLVHRPDPKHALFSLAYLPVGFALALLRVFISLYVPRGLVRHAYRLTGIRLAVRGIPPPPPSHGTPGSLLVCNHRTAVDPIMVSIALGRQVTCMTYNVSELSTAISLVPTVALTGYREVDKARIAALLESGRDVVVCPEGTTCREPCLLRFSALFAELTDWIVPVAVDAAQSTYYGSTARGSQAMDPWFFYMNPRPGYRVTFLPALQPEETCGVGGRSAVEVANHVQVVISKELRYECTGFTRKDKYMKLASKDGRVANECEQKGKKLA from the exons ATGGGGGCCAGGGGTGAAATGAAAGTAGACTGCGTGAGGTTTTCTTTGATGGTGATGTTGACGACCAAAAACGGGATATTCAGTGTACGGTCAGCATATCATCTTAAGATGCACCTCAACTCAGCAAGAACTGGATCAGCTAGTTCGTCGTCCAGTCTAGAGGATCACAGGGGTTGGTTGGCCCTGTGGGCGGCAAATGTCCCTGGGAAGGCGAAGATCCATGTCTGGAGGCTGATCCGGAACGGTTTGGCTGTTGGTGACGAGTTGCGGAGAAGAAGGATCGAGAGCGGG ATGTGGTTGGTGAGAAATGAGGCGAGGGAGGAGGTGCGGATTGCCGCCCCACATGCGATCGTACAGAAATCGTTCTTCCTGATCGAGGAGTGGCAAGGGATTAGGCCGGCGGGCAAGTCGGGTTCGGTACAGGTGACGGAGCACTGGCTCCCTCCTGCTAGCGGCTGGACAAAGCTCAATGCTGATGGTGCGTTCTCG GAAGCTTACATGGTGCCCACCAATAAGAGCGCGCCACGCGCTGCCGCTGACGCTCTGCTCTCACGCGTCGTCTTCCACGATGGCCGCCTCGTCCATCGGCCGGACCCGAAGCACGCCCTCTTCTCGCTCGCCTACCTCCCCGTTGGCTTTGCCCTCGCCTTGCTCCGTGTCTTCATCAGCCTCTACGTCCCACGAGGCCTCGTCCGCCACGCCTACCGTCTGACCGGCATCCGCCTTGCCGTCCGCGGCATCCCACCGCCGCCACCTAGCCATGGAACCCCGGGATCCCTCCTCGTCTGCAACCACCGCACCGCCGTAGACCCCATCATGGTGTCCATCGCGCTGGGGCGGCAGGTGACGTGCATGACCTACAACGTGAGCGAACTATCAACGGCCATCTCGCTGGTCCCGACGGTGGCACTGACGGGGTACCGCGAGGTCGACAAGGCGCGCATCGCGGCGCTGCTTGAATCCGGGCGTGACGTGGTGGTGTGCCCGGAGGGGACGACTTGCCGGGAGCCGTGCCTGTTGCGGTTCTCGGCGCTGTTCGCGGAGCTGACGGACTGGATCGTGCCGGTGGCCGTAGATGCGGCGCAGAGCACGTACTACGGGTCGACAGCGAGGGGGTCGCAGGCCATGGACCCGTGGTTCTTCTACATGAACCCGCGGCCCGGGTACCGGGTGACATTCCTGCCGGCGCTGCAGCCCGAGGAGACGTGCGGCGTCGGCGGGAGGAGCGCCGTCGAGGTGGCCAACCACGTGCAGGTGGTGATCTCCAAGGAGCTCAGGTACGAGTGCACGGGGTTTACCAGGAAGGACAAGTACATGAAGCTCGCCAGCAAAGACGGCAGGGTCGCGAATGAGTGTGAGCAGAAAGGCAAGAAGCTTGCCTGA